The region GTTAAGATACCCCATTTTTTGCCTAATAGCCGGCCAACGTTAGTGGCGCCGATATTGCCGCTGCCGGCCTTACGGATATCCATCAGCCCTGCCCTCTTACCGATAATCAGGCCAAAGGGGACAGAGCCAAGGGCATAACCTAATAAGATTAGTAAGATTACAACCGGTGGTATCGACATCTCTTTTTCAGGGTAAGGTGCTAATCTTTCTGTCTCTTGCTGCTCCAGAGGGGATCCTGACCGAATCTATCCATCCACCAGTTCTCATCTGTATCTTCTTCCTTTGGCTCAAGACAATATCGGTAGTTCTGGCAGTAAGCCAGGAGAACCTGGTAGGCCTCATTTATAGCCTGCATCTTCTGGTTATGTTTTTCCAGGTCTTTCCCCCGGGCAGTATCCGGATGCCAGCGTTGACATTTTTTACGATAGG is a window of Thermodesulfobacteriota bacterium DNA encoding:
- a CDS encoding J domain-containing protein, which encodes MPGGSTYVTMHDRKPTVKEINNAREVLGLPAFATLTEIKKAYRKKCQRWHPDTARGKDLEKHNQKMQAINEAYQVLLAYCQNYRYCLEPKEEDTDENWWMDRFGQDPLWSSKRQKD